In Stutzerimonas stutzeri, a genomic segment contains:
- a CDS encoding peptidylprolyl isomerase, whose product MIKLHTNHGVITVKLFEDKAPETTANFKEYVKSGHYDGTVFHRVISNFMIQGGGFEPGMKQKATRAQIKNEANNGLSNKTGTLAMARTMEPHSASAQFFINVKDNDFLDHTAPTVQGWGYAVFGEVVEGMDVVEKIKGVPTTMKSGHQDVPVEDVVIEKAEIVE is encoded by the coding sequence ATGATCAAACTCCACACCAATCATGGCGTCATCACCGTCAAGCTGTTTGAAGACAAAGCCCCGGAAACCACCGCCAACTTCAAGGAGTATGTGAAGAGCGGTCACTACGACGGTACCGTCTTTCACCGCGTGATTAGTAATTTCATGATTCAGGGCGGCGGCTTCGAGCCAGGCATGAAGCAAAAAGCCACCCGTGCTCAGATCAAGAACGAAGCCAACAATGGTCTTTCCAACAAGACCGGCACTCTGGCCATGGCACGCACCATGGAGCCTCATTCGGCGTCCGCGCAGTTCTTCATCAACGTCAAGGATAACGACTTCCTGGATCACACCGCGCCGACCGTTCAAGGTTGGGGCTACGCCGTGTTCGGCGAAGTGGTCGAAGGCATGGACGTGGTCGAGAAGATCAAGGGCGTTCCGACCACAATGAAGTCAGGTCATCAGGACGTGCCAGTGGAAGATGTGGTCATCGAGAAAGCCGAGATCGTCGAGTAA